One part of the Desulfofundulus luciae genome encodes these proteins:
- a CDS encoding AAA family ATPase has translation MAEEVIREERLKNHHLLANDLERILYGEHSDPGRKSFPRVLYDIPRDRERGLPLLAVREPVRYLQDIVLSDVNKSILEEVLLENSRAEVLASYGLKPISRLLFCGPPGCGKTLAAEVLAAELGLELAVVRFDAVVSSFLGETSANLRKVFDFLETSCFVALFDEFDAIGKTRDDLGEHGELKRVVNSFLQMMDGFRGKSILIAATNHERLLDKALWRRFDEVLFFERPNLEQIRQLLIVKLRGVRYDLPLEDRSFLNQFKGFSHADIERILIRAIKTMVLKGREFLTLELVEEARKREEERQNIVLRL, from the coding sequence GTGGCTGAAGAAGTTATCCGGGAAGAGCGCTTAAAAAATCATCATCTTTTGGCTAATGATCTGGAGCGTATTCTTTATGGAGAACATTCGGACCCGGGTAGAAAAAGTTTTCCGAGAGTATTGTATGATATTCCCAGGGACCGGGAACGGGGATTGCCGCTCCTTGCAGTTCGTGAGCCGGTGCGGTATCTGCAGGACATAGTTCTTTCTGACGTTAACAAATCTATATTGGAAGAAGTGTTGCTTGAAAATAGCCGTGCCGAAGTGCTGGCCAGTTACGGTCTAAAACCCATTTCCCGCCTTTTGTTTTGCGGGCCGCCGGGATGCGGGAAAACTTTAGCGGCAGAGGTTTTGGCCGCCGAATTGGGTTTGGAACTGGCGGTTGTCCGTTTTGATGCGGTAGTTTCTTCCTTCCTGGGGGAAACGTCGGCCAACCTTCGGAAAGTATTTGATTTTTTGGAAACAAGCTGCTTTGTTGCTTTGTTTGATGAATTTGACGCGATTGGAAAGACCAGGGATGATCTTGGCGAACATGGAGAACTCAAGCGGGTTGTCAATTCTTTTTTGCAGATGATGGATGGTTTCCGTGGAAAAAGTATTTTAATTGCTGCTACCAACCACGAGCGACTTTTGGACAAAGCTTTGTGGCGTAGATTTGATGAGGTACTGTTTTTTGAGCGGCCTAACTTAGAACAGATTCGGCAGTTGCTGATTGTTAAACTGAGGGGTGTCCGGTACGATCTGCCGCTGGAAGACCGTTCGTTTCTCAATCAGTTTAAGGGCTTTTCGCATGCCGACATCGAGCGCATTCTGATCCGAGCCATTAAAACAATGGTTCTCAAAGGAAGGGAGTTTCTTACTTTGGAACTGGTAGAAGAAGCGCGCAAGCGTGAGGAGGAAAGGCAGAATATTGTATTGAGGTTATAA